Proteins co-encoded in one Roseimicrobium gellanilyticum genomic window:
- a CDS encoding class I SAM-dependent methyltransferase has translation MAQTVSCRSCASTSLEKVIDLGLQPLANNLLRPENLNQPEPRFPLDVWVCTQCWLMQITHIVPPVTLFSEYVYFSSFSDHMLRHAREASLRYIEEKKLGAQSFVIEIASNDGYLLKNFVQAGVPCLGFEPAANIAEVARKTGVDTHCEFFGTESAAGVKSQRGSADLILGNNVFAHAPDTNDFVKGLATLLKPDGWIVLEFPYGAEMIEKVEFDTIYHEHVFYFTLLPLIPLFERHGLEIFHVEKIAIHGGSLRVFASHKGREQVRDSVLERTTAEIDEGLNGLPYYQRFSERAEKVRRDLIAFLQEQKTAGKSVAAYGASAKGSTLLNYVGDAAGDLAFMADRSTYKHGLLSPGLHIPIVPAEALAEKQPDYALLLAWNFAEEIMKQQAAYAEKGGRFVIPLPELRVV, from the coding sequence ATGGCACAAACCGTCTCCTGCCGTTCCTGCGCTTCCACCAGTCTGGAAAAGGTCATCGACCTGGGCCTCCAGCCGCTCGCCAACAATCTGCTGCGCCCGGAGAATCTCAACCAGCCGGAGCCTCGCTTCCCTCTGGATGTGTGGGTGTGCACCCAGTGCTGGCTCATGCAGATCACGCACATCGTGCCGCCGGTGACGCTCTTCAGCGAATACGTGTACTTCTCCTCCTTCTCGGATCACATGCTGCGCCATGCGCGCGAGGCCTCGCTGCGCTACATCGAAGAGAAGAAGCTCGGCGCGCAGAGCTTTGTCATCGAGATCGCGAGCAATGACGGCTACCTTTTGAAGAACTTCGTGCAGGCCGGTGTGCCCTGCCTCGGCTTCGAGCCTGCGGCGAATATCGCGGAGGTCGCGCGCAAGACTGGTGTGGATACGCACTGCGAGTTCTTCGGCACGGAGAGCGCGGCGGGTGTGAAGTCACAACGTGGTTCAGCCGACTTGATTCTCGGCAACAACGTCTTCGCCCACGCGCCTGATACGAATGACTTTGTGAAGGGACTGGCCACCCTGCTGAAGCCGGATGGCTGGATCGTGCTGGAGTTCCCCTACGGTGCGGAGATGATTGAGAAGGTGGAGTTCGACACCATCTACCACGAGCATGTGTTCTACTTCACGCTGCTCCCCTTGATTCCCCTCTTCGAGCGGCACGGGCTGGAGATTTTCCATGTGGAGAAGATTGCCATCCATGGCGGCTCCCTGCGTGTGTTCGCCTCGCACAAAGGTCGTGAACAGGTGCGGGACTCGGTGCTCGAACGTACCACTGCGGAAATCGATGAAGGACTCAATGGCCTGCCTTACTACCAGCGCTTCAGTGAGCGCGCGGAAAAGGTGCGCCGTGATCTCATCGCCTTCCTGCAGGAGCAGAAGACCGCCGGCAAGAGCGTCGCGGCCTATGGCGCCTCCGCCAAGGGCAGCACCCTTTTGAACTATGTGGGCGATGCCGCTGGCGACCTCGCCTTCATGGCCGACCGCAGCACCTACAAGCACGGCCTGCTCAGCCCCGGCCTGCACATCCCGATTGTCCCCGCCGAGGCGCTTGCAGAGAAGCAACCGGACTATGCCCTGCTGCTCGCGTGGAACTTCGCGGAAGAAATCATGAAGCAGCAGGCCGCGTATGCGGAAAA
- the rfbF gene encoding glucose-1-phosphate cytidylyltransferase, which yields MKVVILCGGLGTRLREETEYRPKPMVPVGGRPILWHIMKHYASFGHKEFILCLGYKGEVIKDFFRNYHWNTSDVTIKLGANAEPVYHNAHDEEDWTVTMVDTGEKTMTGGRLGRVLPFIEEEEFLLTYGDGVTDVSIAKVVDYHRAKGADVTLTAVRPGGRFGELGLDEGMVTSFMEKPEDSPAYINGGFFVMKKAAIKGLIPGDDCILERGPLETLSKTGRLAAYTHDGFWQCMDNVNEMAMLNTLWNSGKAPWKSW from the coding sequence ATGAAAGTTGTCATTCTCTGTGGTGGCCTTGGCACCCGTTTGCGCGAAGAAACTGAATACCGTCCCAAGCCAATGGTCCCTGTGGGTGGGCGTCCCATTCTGTGGCACATCATGAAGCACTACGCTTCCTTTGGGCACAAGGAGTTCATCCTCTGCCTGGGCTACAAGGGTGAGGTCATCAAGGACTTCTTCCGCAACTACCACTGGAACACGAGTGACGTCACTATCAAGCTCGGGGCCAACGCCGAGCCCGTGTATCACAACGCCCACGATGAGGAAGACTGGACGGTGACGATGGTGGATACCGGGGAAAAGACCATGACCGGTGGCCGCCTCGGGCGTGTGCTCCCATTCATCGAGGAGGAGGAATTCCTCCTCACCTATGGCGATGGCGTGACCGATGTCAGCATCGCCAAGGTCGTCGACTATCACCGTGCCAAAGGCGCAGACGTGACGCTCACGGCGGTGCGCCCCGGCGGTCGCTTTGGCGAGCTCGGTCTCGACGAGGGCATGGTCACCAGCTTCATGGAAAAGCCGGAGGACAGCCCCGCCTACATCAATGGCGGCTTCTTCGTCATGAAGAAAGCGGCCATCAAGGGGCTCATCCCCGGAGATGACTGCATTCTTGAGCGCGGCCCTCTGGAAACGCTCTCGAAAACGGGCAGGCTCGCCGCCTACACCCACGATGGCTTCTGGCAGTGCATGGACAACGTGAACGAGATGGCCATGCTGAACACGCTCTGGAACTCCGGCAAAGCACCGTGGAAGTCATGGTAG
- the rfbG gene encoding CDP-glucose 4,6-dehydratase codes for MVAPFGQIYQGKRVLVTGHTGFKGGWLSLWLRALGAEVSGYALAPEPGESLFALIPPETFKHSRIADLRDAEAMKKAIADSNPDIIFHLAAQPIVGISYRAPMDTFTTNAVGTAVLLEAMREANSPAAAVIVTSDKCYRNDNTGRPFQESDPLGGHDVYSMSKAATELVVSAWHSSFFAHSKTLGPLATGRAGNVIGGGDYAEDRIVPDAVRAFVNQKPLVLRRPQATRPWQHVLESVSGYLALGQRLLTSGDRARLLNFNFGPDFEAERSVQELMDCWLTTWPDAMQVHSEPQPAYGEATRLSLDHGLAVQELGWKPVWDFRHTVAHTAAWYRERHERRADAAGMLTFTLDQINTYTRDAALTGVSWAQ; via the coding sequence ATGGTAGCTCCCTTCGGCCAGATCTATCAGGGCAAGCGGGTGCTTGTCACCGGCCACACAGGGTTCAAGGGCGGCTGGCTCTCCCTCTGGCTGCGTGCCCTGGGCGCGGAGGTGAGCGGCTATGCCCTCGCTCCAGAACCGGGTGAGTCGCTCTTTGCCCTCATTCCGCCGGAGACGTTCAAGCATTCCCGGATTGCTGACCTGCGTGATGCGGAGGCCATGAAGAAGGCCATCGCAGACTCCAATCCGGACATCATCTTCCACCTCGCGGCACAACCCATCGTGGGCATCTCCTACCGCGCACCGATGGATACCTTCACCACGAATGCGGTGGGCACGGCGGTGCTGCTGGAAGCGATGCGCGAGGCGAACTCTCCTGCCGCGGCGGTCATCGTCACCAGTGACAAGTGCTATCGCAATGACAACACCGGCCGCCCTTTCCAGGAGTCGGATCCGCTGGGCGGTCATGATGTGTACTCCATGAGCAAGGCGGCCACCGAGCTGGTGGTCTCCGCGTGGCACTCCTCCTTCTTCGCCCATTCCAAGACACTCGGCCCTCTCGCCACCGGTCGTGCAGGCAATGTCATCGGAGGCGGTGACTATGCGGAGGATCGCATCGTGCCGGATGCCGTGCGCGCCTTCGTGAACCAGAAGCCTCTCGTACTGCGCCGTCCGCAGGCCACACGCCCGTGGCAGCATGTGCTGGAGTCCGTGAGCGGCTATCTCGCGCTGGGCCAGCGGCTCCTCACCAGCGGGGACCGGGCCAGGCTTCTGAACTTCAACTTCGGTCCCGACTTCGAAGCCGAACGCTCCGTGCAGGAGCTCATGGATTGCTGGCTCACCACCTGGCCGGATGCCATGCAGGTGCACAGCGAACCACAGCCCGCCTATGGCGAGGCCACACGCCTGAGCCTGGATCACGGCCTCGCCGTGCAGGAACTGGGATGGAAGCCTGTGTGGGACTTCCGCCACACCGTGGCACACACCGCCGCGTGGTATCGCGAGCGCCATGAGCGCCGGGCGGATGCCGCAGGCATGCTGACTTTTACTCTCGACCAAATCAACACCTACACCCGCGACGCAGCCCTCACCGGCGTTTCCTGGGCGCAATGA